The following proteins are co-located in the Pseudomonas sp. ATCC 13867 genome:
- a CDS encoding efflux RND transporter periplasmic adaptor subunit gives MLRRMLIMLGVVAVIIAVLAGSKYLSIQKQIALFSAPRPPVSVTATDAVQRDWQSRLPAIGTLRAIQGVTVTAEVSGIVRSIQFISGDKVKQDQPILQMDDDVEQATLRSAEADLGLAQVEYNRGRNLIDRQAISRSDYDRLAAQLNRSTATVAQLRAALAKKRILAPFDGTAGIRRVDVGDYVSPGTEIVTLQDLSTLLVDFFLPEQDFPLLKTGQAVSVRVAAYPGQRFEARIEAISPRVDNETRNLLVRASMGNPDGKLLPGMFANLEVQLPDSAPRIVVPETAVAFTLYGNSVYVVGPQKDKDGMVQTNDKGEPALAVERRFVKTGERREGSVVIVEGLKAGERVVTSGQLKLDSGTPVAIVPDAQ, from the coding sequence ATGTTGCGCCGCATGCTGATCATGCTGGGCGTGGTTGCCGTCATCATTGCGGTGCTCGCCGGCTCGAAGTACCTCTCCATCCAGAAACAGATCGCCCTGTTCTCGGCTCCGCGGCCACCGGTCAGCGTCACCGCGACCGACGCCGTGCAGCGTGACTGGCAAAGCCGCCTGCCGGCCATCGGCACCCTGCGCGCCATCCAGGGTGTGACGGTCACCGCCGAAGTCTCGGGCATCGTGCGCAGCATCCAGTTCATCTCCGGCGACAAGGTGAAGCAGGACCAGCCCATCCTGCAGATGGATGACGACGTCGAGCAGGCCACCCTGCGCAGCGCCGAGGCGGACCTCGGCCTGGCCCAGGTGGAGTACAACCGTGGCCGCAACCTGATCGACCGCCAGGCCATTTCCAGGAGCGACTACGACCGTCTCGCGGCCCAGCTGAACCGCTCCACCGCCACCGTGGCACAGCTGCGCGCGGCGCTGGCGAAGAAGCGCATCCTCGCGCCCTTCGACGGCACCGCCGGCATCCGCCGGGTGGACGTGGGCGACTACGTCTCGCCGGGCACCGAGATCGTCACCCTGCAGGACCTTTCCACCTTGCTGGTCGACTTCTTCCTGCCGGAACAGGACTTCCCCCTGCTCAAGACCGGCCAGGCCGTCAGCGTGAGGGTCGCGGCCTACCCCGGACAGCGTTTCGAGGCGCGCATCGAGGCGATCAGCCCACGGGTGGACAACGAGACCCGCAACCTGCTGGTCCGCGCCAGCATGGGCAACCCCGACGGCAAGCTGCTGCCGGGCATGTTCGCCAACCTGGAAGTGCAGCTGCCCGACAGCGCGCCGCGCATCGTGGTCCCGGAAACCGCCGTGGCCTTCACCCTCTACGGCAACTCGGTGTACGTGGTCGGCCCGCAGAAGGACAAGGACGGCATGGTGCAGACCAACGACAAGGGCGAACCGGCCCTGGCCGTGGAGCGCCGCTTCGTCAAGACCGGCGAGCGCCGCGAAGGCAGCGTGGTGATCGTCGAGGGCCTGAAGGCCGGCGAGCGGGTCGTCACCTCCGGCCAGCTCAAGCTCGACAGCGGCACGCCGGTGGCGATCGTTCCGGACGCACAGTAA